One Gordonia pseudamarae genomic window, ACGATCGCGGCACCGCGGTCGCCGCCGCCGAGTTGGGCTATCAGGCCGGGGCCGACCGCATCGAGGGCTGCCTGTTCGGAAACGGTGAACGGACCGGCAATGTGTGTCTGGTGACCCTCGGCATGAATATGTTCAGCCGCGGCGTCGACCCGCAGATCAGTTTCTCCGACATCGACGAGATCCGCCGCACGGTCGAGTACTGCAACCAGCTGAACGTGCCCGAGCGGCATCCCTACGGTGGCGATCTGGTGTACACGGCGTTCTCCGGCAGCCACCAGGACGCCATCAACAAGGGCCTGGACCAGATGAAGATCGACGCCGACGAGCAGGATTCGGATGTCGATGACATCGTCTGGGCGGTCCCGTACCTGCCGATCGATCCGAAGGATGTGGGCCGCAACTACGAGGCAGTGATCCGGGTGAACAGCCAGTCCGGCAAGGGCGGCGTCGCCTACATCATGAAGGCCGACCACGGTATGAATCTGCCGCGGCGTCTGCAGATCGAGTTCAGCCGCGAGATTCAGAAGATCACCGACGGCGAGGGCGGCGAGGTCAATCCCAAGGAGATGTGGGATGTCTTCAGCCAGGAATACCTGCTGCCGATCACTCCGTTGGAGCGGATGCGTCAGCGTGTCGACGCCTCCGAGGTCGACGGTGGCGAGGACCAGATCACCGCGATCGTGAAGGTCAACGGGGTTGAGCGCGAGATCGAGGGCGTCGGCAACGGCCCGCTCGCCGCGTTCGTGAACGCCATCGGCACGGTCGGTTTCGACGTCCGCGTCCTCGACTACGCCGAGCACGCCCTGACTTCGGGTGACGATGCGAGCGCCGTTTGCTACGTCGAGGTGGAGGCCAACGGCGAGACGGTGTGGGGTGTGGGCATCGCCCCGTCCATCACCACTGCGAGCCTGCGCGCCGTCGTCTCGGCCGTGAACCGCGCCCATCGCGCGGCCGCCCCGGCCGATTCGGGTGACGCCGCGCCACGCACCTGGGCACCGTAACAGCGCGCACCCCTTGAGTTCCGGTGACCGACCTACCTGTTGCGCCACCGGGTGAAGGCCGCCGGTCACCTCAGCGAGCGATCCCCGCT contains:
- the leuA gene encoding 2-isopropylmalate synthase — its product is MAAADTFTSGASRIVEPSGPIPADQPVWNPQRSSAMPVHRYLQFADEVEKVSVPDRTWPDKVITKAPLWCAVDLRDGNQALIDPMSPARKRRMFDLLVRMGYKEIEVGFPSASQTDFDFVREIIEDGAIPEDVTIQVLTQCRSELIERTFEACRGASNVIVHFYNSTSVLQRRVVFRAEKPTIVKIATDAARLVLEEEKKYPDTTWRYEYSPESYTGTELSFAKQVCDAVSEIIAPTPEKPLIINLPATVEMATPNVYADSIEWMSRNLARRDSIILSLHPHNDRGTAVAAAELGYQAGADRIEGCLFGNGERTGNVCLVTLGMNMFSRGVDPQISFSDIDEIRRTVEYCNQLNVPERHPYGGDLVYTAFSGSHQDAINKGLDQMKIDADEQDSDVDDIVWAVPYLPIDPKDVGRNYEAVIRVNSQSGKGGVAYIMKADHGMNLPRRLQIEFSREIQKITDGEGGEVNPKEMWDVFSQEYLLPITPLERMRQRVDASEVDGGEDQITAIVKVNGVEREIEGVGNGPLAAFVNAIGTVGFDVRVLDYAEHALTSGDDASAVCYVEVEANGETVWGVGIAPSITTASLRAVVSAVNRAHRAAAPADSGDAAPRTWAP